The following are from one region of the Gloeocapsopsis sp. IPPAS B-1203 genome:
- the larE gene encoding ATP-dependent sacrificial sulfur transferase LarE, with the protein MLETKLAQLQALFQDMEQALIAYSGGVDSTLVAKIAFDVLGDRALAMTAVSPSLLPEELEDAKIQAVQIGIAHQIIQTHEMDNPNYTANPVNRCYFCKSELHDTLKPLAQQMGYPYIVDGVNADDLRDYRPGIQAAKERGVRSPLAEVGVTKAEVRQMSQQLGLPWWDKPAQPCLSSRFPYGEEITVAKLQRVGRAEMYLRRLGLQNLRVRSEGDTARIELPPEKIKEFVLTTDLQTLVGAFQEFGFVYVTLDLEGYRSGKLNQVLPQVMTSV; encoded by the coding sequence ATGCTGGAGACAAAACTAGCGCAACTACAAGCATTATTTCAAGACATGGAACAGGCTTTAATTGCCTACTCTGGGGGAGTTGATAGTACCTTAGTTGCTAAGATTGCTTTTGATGTTTTAGGCGATCGCGCTTTGGCAATGACAGCGGTATCGCCATCGCTGTTACCTGAAGAGTTGGAAGATGCCAAAATCCAAGCTGTACAAATTGGTATTGCGCATCAGATTATCCAAACGCATGAAATGGATAATCCTAACTACACAGCCAACCCAGTAAACCGCTGCTACTTCTGCAAAAGTGAATTACACGACACGCTCAAACCGCTAGCACAACAAATGGGATATCCCTATATTGTGGATGGTGTGAATGCTGATGACTTGCGCGATTATCGCCCAGGAATTCAAGCTGCAAAAGAACGTGGCGTGCGATCGCCTCTAGCTGAAGTTGGCGTGACTAAAGCTGAAGTTCGTCAAATGTCGCAACAGTTAGGTTTACCGTGGTGGGATAAACCTGCACAACCCTGTTTAAGTTCGCGTTTTCCTTACGGCGAAGAAATTACTGTAGCTAAGTTGCAACGCGTAGGTAGGGCGGAAATGTATTTGCGAAGATTAGGTTTGCAAAATCTCCGCGTTCGTTCTGAGGGTGATACGGCGCGTATTGAGTTACCGCCAGAGAAGATTAAGGAATTTGTCTTAACAACCGATTTACAGACGCTAGTAGGAGCGTTTCAGGAGTTTGGCTTTGTGTATGTCACATTGGACTTGGAGGGCTATCGTAGCGGTAAGCTAAATCAAGTTTTGCCACAGGTGATGACTTCAGTATAA
- a CDS encoding SAM-dependent methyltransferase, which yields MSFQLENVVPWGRSLPEYIKMFGLTLDDFKLRILDCAGGPASFNVEMTKRGYKVVSCDPIYHFTHAEIAQRIQETYPVILKGVQETRDHLVWQDIESPEQLGKIRMAAMRQFLEDFPTGVAAGRYITAELPNLPFDSGEFDLALCAHLLFTYSEQFSLEFHLQSVLELCRVAKEVRIFPLLVNFSNDISPWLEPVMTHLQNQGYTTEIKQVAYEFQKGGNQLLRVYK from the coding sequence GTGAGTTTTCAATTAGAGAATGTTGTTCCTTGGGGACGATCTTTACCAGAATATATCAAGATGTTTGGTTTGACTCTTGATGATTTTAAATTAAGAATTCTTGATTGTGCTGGTGGTCCTGCAAGTTTTAATGTAGAGATGACAAAAAGGGGTTACAAGGTTGTTTCTTGTGACCCAATTTATCACTTTACTCATGCGGAAATTGCTCAACGTATTCAAGAAACTTATCCGGTGATTCTTAAGGGCGTTCAGGAAACTCGCGATCATCTAGTATGGCAAGATATTGAATCGCCAGAACAATTAGGGAAAATTAGAATGGCGGCGATGCGTCAGTTTCTTGAGGACTTCCCTACAGGAGTTGCAGCAGGGCGATACATTACGGCTGAGTTACCAAATTTACCCTTTGATTCAGGAGAATTTGATTTAGCTTTATGCGCGCATTTGTTATTTACTTATTCTGAGCAATTTTCATTAGAGTTTCATCTCCAATCAGTTCTAGAACTGTGCCGAGTAGCCAAAGAAGTTCGCATTTTCCCCCTACTTGTTAACTTCTCAAATGATATATCTCCTTGGTTAGAACCAGTAATGACTCATCTCCAAAACCAGGGTTACACAACAGAAATTAAGCAAGTTGCATACGAATTTCAAAAAGGTGGAAATCAGTTATTACGTGTTTATAAATAG
- a CDS encoding PIN domain-containing protein — translation MRVLVDTNIILDLLLEREPFVRDAKALFRAIETQ, via the coding sequence ATGCGGGTATTAGTAGATACTAATATTATCTTAGATTTACTTCTAGAAAGAGAACCCTTTGTTAGGGATGCTAAAGCTTTGTTTAGAGCAATAGAAACTCAATAG
- a CDS encoding PIN domain-containing protein codes for MAKQAIFRILTAMQVCSVDRSILETATSSQKIPDFEDAIQLACATSENLDVIITRDT; via the coding sequence ATCGCAAAACAAGCAATATTCAGAATTTTGACAGCGATGCAAGTTTGTAGCGTCGATCGAAGTATCTTAGAAACTGCCACATCATCCCAGAAGATACCTGATTTTGAGGATGCAATTCAGCTAGCTTGTGCAACATCAGAGAATCTAGATGTTATCATCACTCGTGATACTTAA
- a CDS encoding histidine phosphatase family protein yields the protein MSQIVWIARHGNRIDFVNPEWFNTAERRFDPPLSDDGVVQAYQLGQRLKSENIAHIFASPFLRTVQTANQIAEALDLPIKLEAGLSEWLNPAWFPEMPEKLSIEALTELYPRIDLSYTSRIIPEYPETHAEMLVRAGKTTTILADEFFSEDILLVGHGASVLGGAVGLVGASAKDQVKASLCSLVKVVRQDPDWLLELAGDTSHLSKVEEVIRFN from the coding sequence ATGAGTCAAATTGTCTGGATTGCACGACACGGAAACCGCATTGACTTTGTTAACCCAGAGTGGTTTAATACTGCCGAAAGACGCTTCGACCCGCCGCTTTCGGATGATGGAGTGGTACAGGCTTATCAATTAGGACAACGCTTGAAATCGGAAAACATTGCCCATATCTTTGCTTCTCCATTCTTGCGTACAGTGCAAACAGCAAACCAAATCGCTGAAGCTTTAGATTTACCAATCAAATTAGAAGCGGGTTTGAGTGAATGGTTAAATCCGGCTTGGTTTCCAGAAATGCCTGAAAAATTGTCAATTGAGGCATTAACTGAACTCTATCCGCGAATTGATCTGAGTTATACTTCGCGCATTATCCCAGAATATCCTGAAACTCACGCCGAAATGCTAGTACGTGCAGGGAAAACCACAACAATTCTTGCTGATGAGTTCTTTTCAGAAGATATTCTATTAGTAGGACATGGTGCATCTGTGTTAGGTGGTGCTGTGGGGCTTGTTGGTGCAAGTGCAAAAGATCAAGTAAAAGCATCTTTGTGCAGTCTAGTCAAAGTTGTACGTCAAGATCCAGACTGGTTACTAGAATTAGCAGGAGATACATCTCATTTAAGCAAAGTTGAAGAAGTCATTCGGTTTAACTAG